The Corythoichthys intestinalis isolate RoL2023-P3 chromosome 1, ASM3026506v1, whole genome shotgun sequence genome has a segment encoding these proteins:
- the LOC130924561 gene encoding gastrula zinc finger protein XlCGF52.1-like, whose amino-acid sequence MLYIKQEAAPVTPYIEEEQEDEIIAVVVGVKSKEDEDPSEESRAATPSSENSFQHLTTKEVGQSQLDGFLAPLSDSDDVKSHSDSDDVTSHSDSDDVTSHSDSDDVTSHSDSDDVTSHSDSDDVTSHSDSDDVTSHSSDTDTNEEDVDFDQNALKPLNRPSLKIDTKQCAGGKPFACIICYKGFSRKDDVERHKRTHTGVKPFPCTYCGKRFTQKGSLNTHIRTHTGEKPFACSLCDKRFTRNTHLETHKRIHTGVKPFPCTYCGKRFTQKGSLSTHTRTHTGEKPFACSLCDKRYTRKTHLDMHKRIHTGVRPFACTHCGKRFTQKGSLNTHIRTHTGEKPFTCSVCDQRFSQKILLENHSRTHHGEKPFVRTVCDKRFSRQSHLTTHKRRHT is encoded by the coding sequence ATGTTGTACATCAAACAGGAAGCAGCGCCAGTCACCCCCTACATTGAAGAAGAACAGGAAGATGAAATCATTGCAGTGGTTGTCGGTGTGAAGAGCAAAGAAGATGAAGATCCAAGcgaagagagcagagcagcGACACCTTCGAGCGAAAACTCATTTCAGCACCTGACAACAAAAGAAGTGGGACAATCGCAACTGGACGGCTTCTTAGCTCCGCTTTCGGACAGCGACGATGTAAAGTCACATTCGGACAGCGACGACGTCACGTCACATTCGGACAGCGACGACGTCACGTCACATTCGGACAGCGACGACGTCACGTCACATTCGGACAGCGACGACGTCACGTCACATTCGGACAGCGACGACGTCACGTCACATTCGGACAGCGACGACGTCACGTCACACTCTTCTGACACTGATACTAATGAGGAGGATGTtgactttgaccaaaatgcttTGAAACCCTTAAACAGGCCATCATTGAAGATAGACACAAAACAATGTGCCGGTGGGAAACCGTTTGCATGCATAATTTGCTACAAAGGATTTTCTCGCAAGGATGATGTTGAAAGGCataagcgtacacacactggagtaaAGCCATTTCCCTGCACATATtgcggtaaaagattcacccagaagggaagtttaaacacacacataagaacacacactggagagaagcctttcgcctgttcactttgcgataaaagatttactCGGAATACTCATTTAGAAACGCATAAGCGTATACACACTGGAGTAAAGCCATTTCCCTGCACATATtgcggtaaaagattcacccagAAGGGAAGTTTAAgcacacacacaagaacacacactggagagaagcctttcgcctgttcactttgcgataaaagatataCTCGGAAGACTCATTTAGATATGCATAAGCGTATACACACTGGAGTaaggccttttgcctgcacacattgtggtaaaagattcacccagaagggaagtttaaacacacacataagaacacacactggagagaagcctttcaccTGCTCAGTTTGCGATCaaagattttctcagaagaTACTGTTAGAAAACCACTCGCGTACACACCATGGAGAAAAGCCGTTTGTCCGCACAGTTTGCGACAAAAGATTTTCTCGGCAGTCTCATTTAACAACACATAAGCGTAGACACACTTGA